In the genome of Anabaena cylindrica PCC 7122, the window GAGTAAATTCTGATCGAGTGATTGCTCCTGCTAGTAAAAGAGTTCCTGCTTCAATACGATCAGGAATAATTGAGTAGTCAGTAGAGTGTAACTGAGGTACACCCACAATGGTAATTGTACTCGTGCCTGCTCCTTGAATTTTCGCTCCCATTGAGTTGCAAAAATTTGCCAAATCAACCACTTCTGGTTCTCTAGCAGAATTTTCAATGATAGTTTCACCGTCGGCTAAGGTAGCCGCCATCATCAAGGTTTCGGTTGCACCAACGCTGGGAGTATCTAGATAGATTCTGGCTCCCTTCAATCTGCGATCGCTACCAGGAACGTAGGCATTACAAATACCATGCTCAATTTGCACTTCTGCTCCCATTGCTTGCAGTCCTCTGACGTGCAAATCAACTGGTCTAGCACCGATCGCACAACCTCCAGGTAGAGGCATCTGTGCTACTCCCAGTCGCGCTAATAGGGGTCCAATGGCGAAAAAGCTGGCTCGCAGTTGAGTAACTAGTTCATAGGGCGCTTTAGATGTGCTAATTTCCCTAGCATCAACATCTAAGATATCGTCTTGTCTGGTTAAGCCCAATCCCAAAGCTGATAAAACTTGCCCCATGCGCTCTACGTCCGCTAATAAGGGGACATTGCGAATCCGACAATCTCCTGAACAAAGCAAAGCTCCAGCCATGATTACCAAGGCTGAATTTTTTGCTCCGCTAATTCTTACATGACCTCGCAAAGGATGCCCACCCCAGATTTGCAAAACTGGGGACTCTGCTTCAGGTGAAGACTTGGCATCTGGTAAGCTGCTAGAAGAATTAATAAGCCTACCTCCAAAAAATAAGTAATAATAAGGGTTTGAAGTTGGTTTCGATTCTACAGTAAAGAGTCGGTTTGTCTACATTTTGCTATTATGATTCATGGGAATGAATTTTATAACTCTTTTCTCCAGCATCTGTAAATATCTACTAACAAGGTTCATAAGGTGTTAAAACCTATCGACCATAGAAATACTAACTCCTAATTTACAGCCAGCATCAATATTCAGTAAGCTCAAAAGCTAATACACAGTAAGCGTTTGTTTCTGGTGGTTAAATTTATGTATATAAGTTCAGCTTGACAAACTCTAAGATTTAAGTAACAATAAGAAATTGTCAATAAGAAATTGATGCCAGCGGAACTGGCGGAATTGGCAGACGCGCTAGATTCAGGTTCTAGTGCCGCAAGGCTTCCGGGTTCAAGTCCCGGGTTCCGCATTATTAATTAATAATTTTGGGTTTTAGTTTTATCTGAAGTCCAAAATATCAAAATTTAACTAATATCTGGGGGTTTTAAGTCTCCCACAACTAAGAAACAGCAAGTTTTGTAATGTGGTATTAATCCGATTTACAAAACTTAATTACGAATTATTTGAAAATTGTGCTGACAAGTTTACAAAATTCCTTAGTTAAACAAATCCGTAAGTTGCACTCTACCAAAGAGAGGCACAAGCAAGAGTTATTTTTACTGGAAGGGACGCACCTGTTAGAAGAAGCTTGGGCAGTGAATTACCCGTTAGAGGTGGTGTGTTGTACTCCCCAATGGCAAATGGTACATCCTCAATTATGGGATGATGTCTGTAGTCGGTGCCATCGCTATGAAATTGTCAGTGAAGAAGTTTTATCGGCAATAGCAACAACAGTACAGCCAGATGGTGTAGTGGCAATAGCAAAACGCGCCCAGCAGCAAACCCAAGTTCCCTTTAGTGGTGTAGTTCTAGCTGTAGAAACGCTGCAAGATCCTGGCAATTTGGGGACTATGATTCGCACTGCGGCTGCTGCTGGGGCATCGGGTTTATGGTTAAGTGATGATAGTGTTGATTTGGATAACCCCAAGGTTTTACGTGCATCTGCGGGGCAGTGGTTTCGCTTAAATATGGCGGTAAGTGAAGATCTAAGAACAACAGTCAAACAAGTCAAGCAAGCAGGAATGCAGGTAGTAGCCACCTTGCCAGATGCAAATTTAACCTATTGGGAAGTAGATTGGCGGAAACCGAGTTTGATTTTATTGGGAAATGAAGGTGCTGGGTTGTCAGCAAATTTAGCTGCAATGGCAGACCAGCAAGTTAAAATTCCCCTGAGTCCTGGAGTAGAATCTTTAAATGTTGCGATCGCAGCGGCTTTAATGTTGTACGAAGTCCAGCGACAAAAGATTTATGGGTGATTTATTGATTTAGGAATTACTTCCTTTTGTTTTTCTGGTCTAAATATTGTTCAATGTCAGCAACTGCATCCTCTAAAGCATCTAAAGAAATTTCCTCAGAATTTTCACTGAATTGATCGTTAATAGAGCTACTAGCATCCGGTTTTATAACCACTTGATGATGAGTAGAATTGACTTCTAAAATGTCTTCTAACTGAGTGAGGGATTTTTGAAATTCTTGAGCAGAGGCGCACCGTTGATATTGCTGAATAGGTTTCATGGTATTAATGTGAGAATGATTATTTTAGTAACTTAATCGTCGATTGTCTATGCACATCCATTCAATGTGAGCAATCTAAAATTATTTTGATGGCTATGGGAATGACTACTATTTAACTTGGTATATATTTTACACATTAACAGGCTTGATTGCCAAATCCGTGGTATTACCGAGAAGTCGTAAGTGCTATGACAATGGAATAACTAACCACAGCGGCAACGGAGGAGTAGGAATTTGGGAGAGTTTTTGCATAAGTCCTAATTCAACGGATCATATAATAATCTGGTGGGTGGAAATGAATCAATTCATAAAACAAGTTCTAATTAGCTTAGGTGCAGCTATCATTGTTGTAAGTTTAAGTGGATGCCACCTATTTCCCTCCTCCGGTGATACAGTTGAGCGAGTGAGTGATGGTGATACATTGGTATTGCAAGGTGCTGATGGCAATAAATTTACAGTGCGTTTTGCTTGTGTTGATGCACCAGAAATACCTCATTCTCAAAGAGAAAAGAACAGTAAATTTACTAAAGATATTAATCAATTTACTTGGGGTATCAAAGCACAAACACGAGTAGAAGCACTGGTTAAAAAGTCAGATAATCGCGTCAAGTTGAATATTACGGATAGCGATCGCTACGGGAGAAAAGTTGCAGAAGTGCGTTTAAAAGATGGTACTTTTGTACAGCAAGTTTTGTTACAAGAAGGATTAGCTAAAGCGTATCGCCCTTATTTAAACAAGTGTCCTAGTAAAAGCTTAGTGCAACAAGCCGAAGTACAAGCGCAACAGCAACGGATTGGAGTCTGGAATGATGCTAAATTTGTTGATCCTTGGGAGTATCGACGCAAGGCGAATAAATAACCGCAATTGGCTACTATCTTAATTAGGTATAGCAACAGATAAAACCTGTAAGAGACTTCCAAATAAAAAAATATCCCAAAATTTCTTGTGGTGCAGGCCGAAAAGCCTGCTAATAATACAAGGACGGGCAGGATGCCCATCCCACAAGATTGGATCATCTTTTTTGTGGAGTTCTCTAAGTGAAACTATAAAATTTTAACGAATATTTTCTAGGGGATGGAGTCGCAACAAGTTTTGAATAATACGAGTATCAGTCATTTACCCATTCGGAACTTTAGTTAATCACACTCGTTGCAAATCTCCATATAAGACTAACTCCAAGTCAATGACGAAATATCTGTTTTCTGCATAATTTAGAATACTAGGAGACCAAGAGAAAATAAATTGACTCTTAGCACTACATTAATCAAAGCAATAATGTTTTTTTACATCGCTGATAATCTCCCATGTACAAGACATACCAGCAGGGAACGTCACTAAATCTCCTTCACCCATTTGTACTGGTTGTCCTCCATCAGGAGTCACTATTACATTACCTAATAAAAAGTAGCAAGTTTCTTGAGAATCATAAGTCCAGGGGAATTTGGAAGCTTCTTTTTGCCAAATAGCCCATTTAAAAACATCTAGTTTTTTGAGATCATCTTGCGTCGGTTGATGCTGGATTTTAATTTTCATGCGGTGTTTGATCTAGTTGTATTCAGCAGTATGATTGGATATCTTCTCCACACTTGTCTACTAAATAACATAATGCACGAAAACGCAAGCCAACTAATTGATCATACAGTGGATTTAGCTTACACATAGGGGGAATATGGGCAATTTTCCGACCAAACAAAACGATGTCACGCTCAAAGGGACACTGAGCAGGAATCAATTTAGCAATAAATCTAGCTAATTTACGATTCTGAATCTCGATTTCATCCAACCATTGGCGTATTGGTTGCAATAAATCAGATTTATGATCTGCTTGATGCTCCTCTCCCATAGGGCTAATTAAAGTATGGAGAATGATAGGTTGAGTATTTGTTGTGATCATAGTTCTAAATCCTGCTGTCTTGAGATTGATGATAATCAGCCAATTTGGCTTATAATCATGCAAATTATTGTAGAGGAATATACCAATTTGGTAATCTTAGGTAAGATAATAGTGACTTATATATCTTACATAAAAAAACAGATAAGTTCTTCAACTAATTGCTATTTAAGCTCAGGGTATGTTGGAGAACTGTCCCGTTAAATACAAAATAACAAAGAAATTATAAAAATGGTATTGCGTTAACTTATTGATTGCTGATGTCAAATATTGTATTCCCATATATAAATTCCAAATGCCTGGTTAGAAAAGCGTACAGTAGTACAAATTCTAACTGTACAGATAAAAATATAGTTTAAATAGAGCTATATAAGGGTTAGGGGAATGTTAGCAATGATGATGTTCTATATGAGATTAGATTATACACAAAAACGATGCCATATAAATTACATAAGTCAACCTCAAAATTATTTAACTAGTAGCAACAAATCATTTAATAAGTACAAACTAATCTATCTATCTAAATAGGGTATAAAAATATAAAATATACTATAATATATTTCATAATTAGGTGAGTAAATATTTAAAATAAGAGTTTACTTTGCTGCTATTAAAGAAGTATTAACTTCTTTAATCCTGGCCTCTGGAGTCGGCTTTTTTTTGCAAAATCCAATTAGATAATTCACAAAATCCTTCCCCTTCAGCCGCAGTGGTTACATAAACTGGCTGATACTGCAACTGATGTGCATATTTAATTACATTTGCTACACCGACAGAAAGGGGAAAAGAATTTTGGTTAAATAAGCTTTCATCATTTGGACTATCGCCAACAGTAACAACTTGAGACGGTGAATATCCTGGAAAGTATTGGCGTAGCACTTGTAACAAACCTACAGCCTTATCTTGTTGTTGAGGTTTAATGTGACATTGGACATTACTATAAGTAAATCCCCAACCCATTTGTTGACAAATATTATTAAGAGATTGCAATTCGTTTTCTGTTAAAGCAGCTACATCAAATGTCCAATCGGTGAGACGAAACTGATTGTCACTAGATTCCCTAAGTTGGGGAAATTGACTTTGTAATTTTTCAAAAGTCCTGGCTAAATTTTGGCGATGTTTAGCTATGTCGGGTATGGGTGTTAATGATATTGGCGCAAGGTTATTTGATGGGTAGAAAATACCCCCATTTTCTGCTAAAGCACCTACCACAGGCATTAAACTACTGATTCCACTTACCCAACCTGCTGAACGACCAGTTACAATCAGTACCTGAATTCCGTTGGTGGCCAAATTCTCTAAAGCTTGCAACAATAGGGAGGTAAATTTTCCCTCCTTTGTCAGAGTGCCATCCATATCCGTAGCTACAAGGCGAACATCCCTAAATTCCGTAGATTCGCTAATGGGTCTGTACATAATAAAATCACAATATGATGTAAAAAAATATTAATAATACAGTAATGTGATATTAAAGATTTGGGCATCCTAACCATTAGGAGTCAAATCTTTAGTTTGCTAACCATGCTTAGTACAATGTTTCTAGCCCAGTCTTCAAGTTCCAAGACTAAACCGGCAATCAAGGAAGTCGCAGCCAGTAATTTTCAGATGCCATCATCTTTATTACTGTTTGCTAGTGGAGGACTGATAATAGCACTAATTGCTGTGATTGTGTACAGCAAAATATTAGCGGGTAAATATGAAAAAAAAGTTAAGTTTGAAAAGTTTCGCACGCGAGAACTAGAAAAAAAGTTGAAGTTGGCGCTGGAAACTATTCGGAAAATGGAAACAAACCCCGATTTGGTTCACTCACGGGATTTTAACCTCGATTATCTGCGAATGCGGATGACAGAGGAGGTATTTCATTTTGGGGTTGTTAATCAAGTGAAACTCAAGGTGAAAGAGAAAATTTCTCAGGCACTGCGACCCAATCAATCTCAACAAGGTCAAGTGGGAATTGCCAGTAACGCTGGTAAGCAGGTAGATGAGATTTTTGATGTCGAATATGAAACTGGTATTGCGCCCAATATTGTCAACCGAGTACTATTTCGGATTCAAATTCGTTTAATGAAGTTACCCACACAAGCGACTTCTGCTACTATTAGCCAAATTATGGACTGTATAGAAACTTACCTTAGTCCTAGAGAAGAAGATGATACATGGCAACCGACAATTCAAGGTCGGATTGTTTATATGCATTGGGACCAAAAGGCTAAACCTACTCCTCTACTGGTGTTAGAACAATCAAATGAAGGGGTAAATGTTACTTTCCGGACTACGCGCCAACAAAATCTGCCTGCACCGCCGCCGCCGCCACAGATGCCACATTCAAAAAAGCAGGTTTGAGAATGTGAAGACTAGTTATGAGGCTCGGAAACTTCTCGCCCTAACTTGTTGCTAATAGGGACATTTTGGGCATCACGAGTTAATAGACCATCTTCCATTTCGACGATGCGATCAGCTATGTCTAAGATGCGGTTATCATGGGTGACTAACAAAATAGCTGTTCCTTGATCTTTAGCAAGACGTTGCATAATTTCTACTACATCCCGTCCTGATTGTTTATCTAAGGCGGCTGTGGGTTCATCTGCTAGAACTAATGGAGGGTGATTGACTAAGGCGCGTGCGATCGCAATTCTTTGTTTTTGCCCACCAGATAGATTGTCTGGATAGTAGTTCATCCGTTCGGACAACCCAACCGAACCTAGCATTATTTCTGACTTCTTAATGGCTGCTGATTGAGAAATACCTTGATTTAATTCCACTGCCATTTGCACATTTTGTCTAGCAGTTAAAAACCCCAGCAAATTATGAGCCTGAAAAATATAACCAATGTTACGCCGCATATGTACAAGTTTACTTTGACTAGCGCCAAGTAATTCTTGACCTAATAATCTCATACTTCCTTCTTGTACAGACCGTAATCCACCAATCAGGCTCAGTAATGTAGTTTTTCCTGAACCTGAAGGCCCTGTCATAATCACAATTTCTCCAGCATATATTTCTAGATTGATATCAAATAAAATTTGTTTTCTGAGAACACCTCTACCATAGTAATGGTTAATATTTTTAATAGCGATTACAGGTTCTGTGCTGTTCATATGTTTCTGTTTACTAATTTTTGGATATGATGTAATAATCTTAGGTTAAAAAATATCTGCGGGGTCGGCTGAACGTAATTTTCTCATGGCAATAGCGCCAGATATAAAACACATAAAAATGGTTAATATTAGCACCATGATAGCACGATTATAACTCATGAAAACTGGTAAAAGAGTAGCATCTCTAGCGACTTGATACATCAACAGAGCGCAAGCAAATCCAGGCATATATCCTAAAACTGCTAACATAAAAGCTTCTTGAAGAATAACAGTTAATAAATAATTTTGTGTATAGCCTATTGCTTTCAGCGTAGCATATTCAGACAAGTGATCTGTTACTTCTGTATACAAAATTTGGTAAACAATTACGGTGCCGACAATAAAACCCATAATTGTTCCTAAAGTAAAAATAAACCCAATAGCTGTACTACTTGCCCAATAGTTTCTTTCAAATGCAATAAACTCATCTTTTGTTAAAACATTGACATCTGTAGGTAAATAAGTCCGTAAATATTGAGCAACTTGGGTTGTATCAGCGCCTGGTTTTAGCCTAATTAAGCCAATATCAATTAATCCGCGTTGTCGGGTACTAAATAACCGCATAAAGTTGACATCGCTTGTAATTAAATTGCCATCTGCGCCAAAGGATGCACCTAAAGTAAATAATCCTGCTACTTTAATTCGTCTTCTTCTCACTTCTGCTGTGACAACTTTTCCCTGATCAATATCAGCAGCAATAGGCCCATATTCTAGTCTAGAAGAACGGTCAAATATAACTACATCAGGCAGTTTCAAGGCATTTAAATTTTCCTCAACACCTGGTAAATCAAAAACATTAGATTCTGGATTAATGCCAAAAACTAAAATACTCCGAGGGCGGCCTGTAACGGGATTCTTCCAGCTGGTATAATCTAAATATATAGGATGTACTGACTGTACTGCTGGTAAATCTAAAGCTTTATATAATCGCCGTTGAGAAAAAGGTTTCATTGCTAGTACAGCGTTGGATTGATTGTTAATTAAAACAATGTCACCTTTTAAACTGCCATGCATTCTGACGTTACTGTAATATAGTGCATCTCGGAAACCAAGTTGCATAAACATCAAAATATCAGCAAAGGCAATACCTGATAGTGCCACAGCGAGGCGAGTTTTTTCTCTGGTCAGTTGTAGCCAAGATAGAGGTATTTTCTGAGTCATTTTCTATGTTTATTTACAGTTACGCCAATTTTTTATTTGTGAGTTTATATTTTTGATGGAGAATAATCATGATTTTTCCAAAATTTTTCTATGCCTTGCATAATTACGTGTTGCTAGAGATTAAAGATGGTAAGCCGAACCTCATAATTTCGGCTGATAGATAAATGTAATTACTGCCCATCTGTAACTCCATTAGTATTAATCTCAACAATGACTTTAGCGTTAGTTAAACCAGAAACTCGCTGACTGTCTGCTGGAGAGAGGGCAATTTTCACTTCTACTACTCTGGCATCAATATCTGCTGCTGGATCTGTATTCAGGACATCTTTTTTGCCGATTTTTCTGCCAATTTGAGTGATGGTTCCCTTTAATTCTTTTTCAAATGCGCCGTTATCACTAGTAATCGTCGCTATTTGACCAACACGTATTTTACCAATACTGTCTTCAGCTATTTCTGCAACCACAAACATTTGATCAGTTTGTCCAATTTCTGCAATGCCATTGGCATTCATGACTTCGCCTGATTTGGTGTAAACTTTTAAGATCTCACCTTGAGTTGGTGCTTTGACATAGCTTAACTGGAGTTCTGCTTGGGCTTTTTTGACAAAAGCGATCGCATTACTAACTTGGGCTTGGGCTATTTGGATATCAATAGGACGAACATCTAAGAACCTGCTCAATCTAGCTCGTTCTTCGTCGATTTGCTTTTGTAAAGTGGCTAAAGTTTTGTTACGGGTAGCCGTGGCTTCAATCAGTTGTTGCTGCAAAGTAGCGATCGTTTGAATTTGGGTAGCTCTAGCTTGAGTTATTTGCTGCTGCAATGTTCCTAGTGCTTGTCTCAAACTGGCTTGAGTTTCACGCAGTTGCTGATTAGCTGTAGCCGCACGCAAACGCCTTGTATCTCTTTCTTGCTGGGAAATAGCCCCTTCTTTGTACAAGAACTCATAGCGTCCGGCATCAACTTGAGCGTCACGCTGTTCGGCTTGTATTTTGGCAATGGTTGCTCTTAACCCATCTCGTTGCCCTCTGAGTTCAGCTTCTAGACGTTTAATGCCAGCTTGTTGAGCATTTTTCTCTCCACTTAACTCGGCGGCAATGCGGGCAATGGTGGCTTGTTGAGCATTACTTTCACCAGATAATTGTGCTTGTAAGCGAGCAATAATTGCTGTTTGGGCTTGAATATCTCTTGGTGAAACAGCTTTGATTTGCGCTAAATTAGCACGGGATTCTTGTAGTTTAGCTTTTGCCTCTTCGACTGCTGCCATGTTGGTATCACGGCTGTCTAGAATTGCGATAACTTGACCTTGTTGTACTCGTTGTCCTTCTCTCACCAAAAGTTGCTGTACTCTTGCTGATAGTCCTGAGTTGGGGGCAGCTATTCTAATGACTTCTCCTCGTGGTTCTAATCTTCCTACCGCACTGATACTTTTGATCGTTGGTGCTACAGATACGGAGGATGTGAGTTTTCTTAGCTGCTCAATTTTGGCTGTAGCTAGAAACCCTGCTGCGATCGCTACTGGCAGGGCTACAGCAACCTTCAACCAAACTTTAGATTTTTCCAGTCCCTGTTCTTTTAACTCTGGCTTATCAGTCACCCTTGACATGGTATATTGCCCGTTTATCTGATTTGTACTAATGGAAGTAAAAAAGCAAATTAGCCATAGTTGAATTAGTCAAAAAGAGTCATAAGTAAACTGCCAGCTATTGGGAAATAAGGCTGGGTTTAGACTGGTTATTTACTTAAAATCCATTGCCTGATTAGCACTCAAGGCTAGAATTTTCTGCAATGGCGCTCTTTATTGACTGGCTATTTAATAGTTTCTGAGGATGAGATGTGATTGCATTAAAGATTAAGGGAATTCAAACTATTGAATTCACCAACTCCAGCACCCAGATTCTATTGATTTGAGCAGGTTATTTTGAAAGGCAACCCAGTATAAATTTGGTAGGTATAATCATGCAGACATCTTCTCGGCTTAGGCTATTGCCAAGATTGTCTACAACCATAGATGATCAAACTCAGTTATCTCGGTTTACTGATAACTGTTTGTTGATTCTATAGTTTAAACTAGAATAATGTGTCAAAAAAATCTAAAATCGGCTTTTTCTCAATCTAAAATTGGCACGATCAATTACCAATTGAAACATATCTGTCAAACAGAGCATTCCTAACATCACAGTTTCCTTATGTTGATTATTAATCTGTGAGCATGGTTAGTTGCTAACATCGAATAAGACAACAAATATCTTTGCTTATTTACTGCGAAGATTTGATGTGCTACTTTCCCTGCTGTTGTTTTTTGACTCCATTCAACTCTGGTTAAATGAATTCTACATTTATCAGTTGGGGGAAAACGTAACAGAGCTTACAGATAGATAGATGAGAAGCTGAAGAGTTGGAATGTGGGGGGTGCAGAGTTTTGACGCTTGAGCTGTAATGAGCTTTAATTATTGTGGAAGGTCAAATAATACGGTAGTCATGTAGTTTTCTGCCCAATCTGTACCAAAGGCTTTTTCTAGCACACGTCTGGTTTTATCATTTTGCTGTTGTTTGGTACAGTAATTATGTTGTCCAGCCAGAATTGGAGCTACTTTTTCTGGTGGAACGGGGTGAGATGCGATCGCATTTTGGCAATGGATTTCTAAAAATTCTTGTACGCGAGAGAGAAACAATGTTTCTTCTTCTGGGGAACCGGGACGAATAAAAATACAAAAATCAGAAAATATAGCTCCCCATTCCGGTAATTCACGGGGTTGGGAAAAGTCGATTACAGGTAGCTCAGTCAGCGCAGAATGATAAGCTACTGGTAAGATGCGTTCTAAGCTTACAGGAGAAAGGTCTGCAATCGCTGCACTAATTTGACCTCTACCCCCAACCAAGTCACAACCAAACATAGGGATATCGTATTCTGGACGGGGAAACATCACGCAATGCAAGATATCTAACATATTCCCCACTTTTGCTAGTTCCAAGTGCATTTTGCGGAACTGTGGACTTTGATAACAGCGATTTTCGATAATCAGTTTTTCGCCTTCTAGTCTACCTTCTACATATCCCAATTCCGCCGGCAAATGATAGGGTGATAAGTCTAAGTATTTATGCCAAACCGCTTCAATTGTATCAGCTAGTTGATGAATGAGGGTGTGTTGTTGCTCTCGGAGGGAGGGGGTAGAAGTAGAAGACATATTATTTTAATTGTGTAATTCAGGATCTAGTTTACAATTATTAAGTACATTCTGTTGTATTGAGAAATGTAAATATACAACTACACCCTGATAAAATATGAGTTATGACAGTACCCTTAAATACTTAATCGAAGAATATTTCCAAGTCATTGTTCAATGGTTATTAAATACCAAAATTACACAAATTCCAGAATTACTGAAAACTGAATTAAATTTAGAACCAATTCGCATTGACGGATTTTTTTTAACTGAAGCAGATATGATTAACTAGTTGACTAAAAACTGTAATTGAAAAAATATTTTCCGTATTACAACAGTGCGAAGTTAAGTTATGGATTAAGAAAACCGACTATTTTAAGTAAATCATTATTTTTTAGTAAAAATTATTACTAATTCAGTAATCTTATGAAGATTGTATGAAGTTAATGACTCAGATAAGTGCTACTCTTCTATACATTTAACTTATAACCCACATTCCGTACCCTGGGGTGTCACATAGTATTATCACTTAAATTTTATTGCTTTTTTGGATGTAAATGATGCTTAATCAACATCCCGCATCCGTTAATTCATTGAGAATTAGTATATAATACAGCTTTGCATCATCATAAAAAACAGTAAAAACCGATTGTGACAGTTGAGGGTGCGGAAGCTCGGTTATAAGTCAAAGGATTTCGGTCATTTTTAAGTGATTAACTCTTGATAAATGTTCATACCTGTTAGTAAAGTAACGAATACTTTATATTTATCTCATAAAATAAAGTTTTGCTAAAATTCCTGATCTATCTACCGAGTAAAGGATTTATTCCGTTCGCAGAAGTCCTGGAATATCTATTTAGTGGTTTTGCGGAGAGTAAATTAAACCATAAGTTGTTACATAACTTTACTATATAAAGATTGTCCACACCTGCATTTTTATGATTTATTCAACCGTATGATTACTGAAGTTAAGGAAAAAAGCCTCAAGCTTTACTCCCTCTAATTTATCGGGAAAGTGCGATTACGCTTTATCTTGTTTTTATAACTACGTAGAATTTACTGACACTAGATAACTGCGAAGTTAAAAAAAGCAAGAGTGTCTGCGTTGATAGTGTGTGAAATCGCTCTTAGCGGTCACTTTGCACAAACGGGCATAGCCCATTGCATCAACCCCTGCCAAAT includes:
- a CDS encoding phycocyanobilin:ferredoxin oxidoreductase; the encoded protein is MSSTSTPSLREQQHTLIHQLADTIEAVWHKYLDLSPYHLPAELGYVEGRLEGEKLIIENRCYQSPQFRKMHLELAKVGNMLDILHCVMFPRPEYDIPMFGCDLVGGRGQISAAIADLSPVSLERILPVAYHSALTELPVIDFSQPRELPEWGAIFSDFCIFIRPGSPEEETLFLSRVQEFLEIHCQNAIASHPVPPEKVAPILAGQHNYCTKQQQNDKTRRVLEKAFGTDWAENYMTTVLFDLPQ